The Bacillota bacterium genome has a segment encoding these proteins:
- a CDS encoding radical SAM protein, with translation MKISEKECRSALNRSGIPGVDYCLNPYTGCEHGCVYCYASFMKRFCGIEDKWGSFVQVKSNFPARLAVQLQRCRPGRVMLSSVTDPYQPLERHYRLTRSCLGLLAEENFRVSILTKSDLVLQDLNLLKKIPDVEVGFTITTADRDIARFLEPGAPSPERRFAALARLADAGIRTWVFIAPVVPGLGDTEANLSAILEKARRAGAREVDYDPLNFYPTSVANLKSLFRKRWPRLFPFFQAACEDQAGYRAHLSSLARELWFLYGFASTWEPDAG, from the coding sequence GTGAAAATTTCAGAAAAGGAGTGCCGGAGCGCTCTGAACCGCTCCGGTATCCCGGGGGTGGATTACTGCCTCAATCCCTACACCGGCTGTGAGCACGGTTGTGTTTACTGCTACGCCAGCTTCATGAAGCGTTTTTGCGGCATTGAGGATAAGTGGGGTTCCTTCGTCCAGGTGAAGAGCAACTTTCCGGCCCGGCTTGCAGTCCAGTTACAACGTTGCAGGCCGGGCCGGGTGATGCTTTCCAGTGTCACCGATCCCTACCAGCCCCTGGAACGGCATTACCGTTTGACCCGTTCCTGTCTGGGATTGCTGGCAGAGGAGAATTTCCGGGTCTCTATTTTAACAAAATCTGACCTGGTGCTGCAGGATCTGAACTTGCTAAAAAAAATCCCGGATGTTGAGGTGGGTTTTACCATCACTACGGCAGACCGGGACATCGCGCGGTTTCTGGAGCCCGGCGCCCCCTCCCCAGAACGCCGGTTTGCGGCGCTGGCGCGCCTTGCCGATGCGGGAATCAGAACCTGGGTTTTTATTGCCCCGGTCGTACCCGGCCTGGGGGATACCGAGGCAAACCTGTCCGCCATTCTTGAAAAAGCCAGACGCGCCGGGGCGCGGGAGGTGGATTACGATCCCCTGAACTTCTACCCCACCTCCGTTGCGAACTTAAAATCCCTTTTCCGCAAGCGCTGGCCCCGGCTTTTTCCCTTTTTCCAGGCGGCCTGCGAAGATCAGGCCGGCTACCGGGCACACCTTTCCAGCCTCGCGCGCGAACTCTGGTTTCTTTATGGTTTCGCCAGTACCTGGGAACCTGATGCCGGGTAA
- the fdhF gene encoding formate dehydrogenase subunit alpha: protein MELVTLTIDGKEISVPAGLSVLEAAEHAGIHIPRLCYDPDLSSVGACRLCVVEIEGMRNLPASCVTTVAPGMVVRTDTPVVREARRTILELLIANHPLDCLTCEKSGECLLQRYCYEYRVLSPSFTGERHAYDLEDNNPFIVRDLNKCILCGRCVRACAEITCKDNLDFVNRGFNTKVAPFGDTTYAESDCVFCGNCVAACPTGALTEKQMQGKGRRWELQRVRTTCPFCGTGCNFDLCVRDGGVIGVTSNPSSPVNGNALCIKGRFGWDFISSAKRLTTPLIKRNGEFVPVSWDEALDTIAARFKEIRDKYGPDSFAALSSARCTNEENYLVQKFVRAVMGTNNVDHCARTUHAPTVAGLATSFGSGAMTNSISEINGAELLFLIGTNTTEAHPVIGYKMKQAVRRGAKLIVVDPRRIELAEEADCWLRIRPGTDIPLLNGLMHIIIKEGLYDKDFIAERTENFEALKETVAKYTPDYVSRITGVPEEDLYTAARLYATTDKAMIFYTLGITEHICGTANVMSIANLAMLTGHIGRPSTGVNPLRGQNNVQGACDMGALPNVLPGYQKVIDPAVRAKFEQAWGVSLPGEVGVMIPEMFDKANAGEVRAMYILGENPVLTDPNSNHIRSGLEKLDFLVVHELFLTETAAYADVILPAASFAETDGTFTNTERRVQRVRKAIEPLPGKANWETIMAMSTRMGYPMTYRTPEEIFAEMASLNPAYAGMSYARLEERGLQWPCPTCEHPGTPYLHAKSFTRGKGLFQGIDHTPPAELPDQEYPFLLSTGRMLYHYNVTTPYSAGIQSMWPREYAEINPDDAARIGVETGDQVKVASRRGEVITRVRVTDRVPPGVVWMSFHYSETPTNVLTSPALDPVTKTGEYKVCAVKLEKLAG from the coding sequence GTGGAACTGGTTACGCTTACAATTGATGGGAAAGAAATTTCTGTTCCCGCAGGGCTCTCGGTTCTCGAAGCGGCGGAGCATGCGGGAATCCACATTCCCCGGCTCTGCTACGACCCAGATCTGAGTTCTGTGGGTGCATGCCGCTTATGTGTGGTTGAAATCGAGGGAATGCGCAATCTGCCGGCCTCCTGCGTTACCACGGTCGCCCCGGGGATGGTGGTGCGTACCGACACCCCTGTCGTCCGGGAGGCCAGGCGCACCATCCTGGAACTTTTAATTGCCAACCACCCGCTGGATTGCCTTACTTGCGAAAAAAGCGGCGAGTGCCTGCTTCAGCGGTACTGCTACGAGTATCGTGTTCTTTCCCCCTCCTTTACAGGAGAAAGACATGCCTATGATCTAGAAGATAACAACCCCTTCATTGTCCGTGACCTCAACAAGTGTATTTTGTGCGGCAGGTGTGTACGCGCCTGTGCCGAAATCACCTGCAAGGATAACCTGGACTTCGTAAACCGCGGTTTCAACACAAAGGTGGCACCCTTCGGGGATACTACTTATGCCGAGTCTGACTGCGTTTTTTGCGGCAACTGTGTGGCAGCCTGCCCGACAGGGGCTTTGACCGAGAAACAGATGCAGGGGAAGGGGCGCCGCTGGGAATTGCAGCGGGTCAGGACTACCTGCCCTTTTTGCGGGACGGGCTGCAACTTTGATCTCTGCGTCAGGGACGGCGGGGTTATAGGAGTAACCTCCAACCCCAGCAGTCCGGTCAACGGGAACGCCCTCTGCATTAAGGGGCGCTTCGGATGGGACTTTATCTCCAGCGCAAAGCGTCTCACAACCCCTCTTATCAAACGAAACGGGGAATTCGTTCCTGTTTCCTGGGACGAGGCCCTGGACACGATTGCCGCTCGCTTCAAGGAAATCAGGGACAAGTACGGACCAGATTCTTTTGCCGCCCTGAGCTCCGCCAGGTGCACCAACGAAGAGAACTACCTGGTCCAGAAGTTCGTCCGGGCGGTGATGGGCACCAACAACGTGGACCACTGCGCCCGTACCTGACACGCGCCCACCGTGGCCGGTCTGGCCACTTCTTTTGGAAGCGGTGCGATGACCAACTCCATTTCCGAGATTAACGGTGCGGAGTTGCTTTTCCTGATCGGAACGAACACCACCGAGGCCCACCCGGTGATCGGGTACAAGATGAAGCAGGCGGTGCGCCGGGGGGCGAAGCTCATTGTGGTCGATCCGCGGCGCATCGAGCTGGCCGAGGAGGCGGACTGCTGGCTGCGCATCCGGCCGGGCACCGACATTCCGCTGCTCAACGGCTTGATGCACATTATCATCAAAGAAGGCCTTTACGATAAAGATTTTATTGCGGAGCGGACCGAGAACTTCGAGGCTCTCAAAGAGACCGTGGCTAAATACACACCCGATTACGTATCCCGCATCACCGGGGTGCCGGAGGAGGATCTCTACACGGCTGCCCGGCTCTATGCCACAACAGATAAGGCAATGATCTTCTACACCCTGGGGATTACGGAACACATCTGCGGGACCGCCAATGTGATGAGCATTGCCAATCTCGCCATGTTGACCGGTCACATCGGCCGTCCCAGCACCGGAGTCAACCCCTTGCGCGGTCAGAACAACGTGCAGGGGGCCTGCGACATGGGGGCGCTGCCCAACGTCCTCCCCGGCTACCAGAAGGTTATCGACCCCGCAGTCCGGGCCAAGTTCGAGCAGGCCTGGGGCGTCTCCCTGCCGGGCGAAGTTGGCGTAATGATCCCTGAAATGTTCGACAAAGCCAACGCCGGAGAGGTCAGGGCCATGTACATCCTGGGGGAAAACCCGGTGCTCACGGACCCCAACAGCAATCACATCAGATCCGGTCTGGAGAAGCTGGACTTCCTGGTGGTTCATGAGCTATTCCTGACAGAAACTGCGGCCTATGCCGATGTTATCCTTCCTGCCGCCAGTTTTGCGGAGACGGATGGAACCTTTACCAACACGGAGCGCCGCGTCCAGCGGGTGCGGAAGGCCATTGAACCCCTCCCCGGCAAGGCCAACTGGGAGACGATCATGGCTATGAGTACGAGGATGGGGTACCCCATGACCTACCGGACCCCGGAGGAGATCTTTGCGGAAATGGCTTCCCTGAATCCTGCCTACGCGGGAATGAGCTACGCTAGGCTTGAGGAGAGGGGGCTCCAGTGGCCGTGCCCCACGTGCGAGCACCCGGGAACTCCTTATCTTCACGCCAAGTCCTTCACCCGGGGCAAGGGGTTGTTCCAGGGGATTGATCACACTCCCCCGGCGGAGCTGCCGGATCAGGAGTATCCCTTTTTGCTTTCAACGGGAAGAATGCTGTACCACTATAATGTGACGACTCCCTACTCCGCCGGAATCCAGAGCATGTGGCCCCGGGAGTACGCCGAAATCAACCCGGACGATGCTGCCCGGATCGGCGTGGAAACCGGCGACCAGGTTAAAGTGGCTTCCCGGCGGGGAGAAGTGATCACCAGGGTCCGGGTCACGGATCGCGTTCCTCCAGGCGTGGTTTGGATGTCCTTCCACTATTCCGAGACCCCGACCAACGTTCTGACCAGTCCGGCCCTGGATCCGGTTACGAAAACCGGGGAGTACAAGGTATGCGCCGTTAAGTTGGAAAAACTGGCAGGTTAG
- a CDS encoding molybdopterin-binding protein — MRKVPVTEAVGLVLCHDITEIIPGSRKGRAFKKGHAIRPEDVPKLQDLGKRHVYVWEPGPDLVHENEAALRLAREAAGPGLSWGRPDQGRVNLRAERDGLFKVQLDRLQRLNTLDGIVFATLHNNRVVARGQVVAGTRVVPLAISRGILEEAGRFCREPAPLLAVKTFQPLWVGVVTTGSEVYEGRVKDGFCSVIRRKTAPFGARLLGQVIVPDDPDCIAQEIRRMIGEGAELVLVTGGMSVDPDDVTPLGIRATGADVVFYGAPVLPGSMFMLAYLGHVPICGLPGCVMFNRTTIFDLLLPRLFAGERISREEVLALHGGLCEECPDCRFPACAFGKATD, encoded by the coding sequence ATGCGGAAGGTACCGGTAACCGAGGCAGTGGGCCTGGTTCTCTGCCACGATATTACAGAAATTATACCCGGCTCCAGAAAGGGCCGTGCCTTTAAAAAGGGCCACGCGATCAGACCCGAGGACGTTCCGAAACTCCAGGACCTGGGAAAAAGGCACGTCTACGTCTGGGAACCAGGGCCGGACCTGGTTCATGAGAACGAGGCGGCCCTGCGCCTCGCCCGGGAGGCGGCCGGCCCCGGGCTGAGCTGGGGCCGGCCCGATCAGGGGCGTGTCAACCTGCGGGCCGAGCGCGACGGCCTCTTCAAGGTGCAGTTGGACCGGCTGCAGAGGCTTAACACCCTCGACGGCATTGTTTTCGCAACTTTACATAATAACCGCGTTGTGGCCAGGGGCCAGGTTGTGGCCGGAACGCGCGTTGTTCCCCTTGCCATTTCCCGCGGGATTCTCGAAGAAGCCGGGCGTTTCTGCCGGGAGCCTGCCCCCCTCCTCGCCGTGAAAACCTTCCAGCCCCTTTGGGTAGGAGTGGTCACTACCGGAAGCGAGGTTTACGAGGGCCGGGTAAAGGACGGGTTCTGCAGCGTGATCCGCCGGAAAACTGCTCCTTTTGGGGCAAGGCTCCTCGGCCAGGTGATCGTCCCCGACGATCCGGACTGCATCGCACAGGAAATCCGGCGGATGATCGGGGAAGGGGCGGAGCTTGTCCTGGTGACCGGGGGAATGTCCGTTGATCCCGATGATGTGACACCGCTGGGAATCAGGGCCACCGGAGCCGATGTGGTCTTTTACGGGGCGCCGGTCCTTCCGGGTTCCATGTTCATGCTGGCCTACCTGGGGCACGTCCCGATCTGCGGCCTGCCCGGGTGCGTGATGTTTAACCGCACGACAATTTTCGATCTCCTGCTTCCCCGTCTCTTTGCCGGGGAGCGCATCAGCCGGGAGGAGGTGCTGGCCCTGCACGGGGGGCTTTGTGAAGAGTGCCCCGACTGCCGTTTTCCGGCCTGCGCTTTTGGAAAAGCCACCGATTAA
- the fdhF gene encoding formate dehydrogenase subunit alpha, with the protein MALVTVTIDGQTVQVPAGTSVLDAARSIGIKIPALCHDPDLTPVGACRLCVVEIDGMRNLPASCVTTCTEGMVIRTSTPALMEARRTILELLIANHPLDCLTCEKSGACLLQQYCYEYGISGASYEGEKHDYAIDDSSPFYIRDMNKCIVCGRCIRACEEVVGRSILDFSYRGFRTKVGPFMNTPIGESECVYCGSCVAVCPVGALVEKDMIGKGRTWEVTKVKTVCPYCGTGCTIDLNVKDGKVIGVTGNPDGDVNGRFLCVKGRFGYQFIHSEDRLKTPLIKKDGEFQEATWDEALNLVAGKLKEVKEKFGSDAIGVLSSARCNNEENYLLSKFTRAVLGTNNIDHCARLUHAPTVAGLAAAFGSGAMTNSIGEISGADFILACGTNTVECHPVIGYKVNQALRKDAQLVVIDPRETDLAKMANEHLQLKPGTDIALFNGLANVIINEGLWNKEFVESRTEGFEALKEAVTRYTPEYVAELTGIPADKIKEVARAYASAERGTILYTMGVTQHTCGTHNVFAVANLAMLCGQIGRESTGVNPLRGQNNVQGACDMGALPNVLTGYQSVADSGVRDKFGQAWSCVIPEKPGLTVGEMMTAAVHGDLKAMFVMGENPVLSDPDTGHVEEGLEKLDFLVVQDIFLTETARHADVVLPAACFAEKDGTFSNTERRVQRVRKAVEPPGQALADWEIICRLATLMGYPMNYASPSEIMDEIARLTPSYGGISFARLEEKGIQWPCPTPDHPGTPFLHAEKFSRGLGKFHPVEHVPPDELPDAAYPFILSTGRRLYHYHTGTMTRKGSLEEFFPEDYLEINSGDAERLGISDGEKVRVASRRGAIEITAKVTDIVPPGVVFTSFHFAETPANRLTNPKFDAIAKIPELKVCAVKVEKIA; encoded by the coding sequence GTGGCTCTTGTAACCGTCACCATTGATGGCCAGACGGTGCAGGTTCCGGCAGGTACCTCGGTCCTGGACGCAGCCCGGTCCATTGGGATAAAAATTCCCGCCCTGTGCCATGACCCGGACCTGACCCCTGTCGGGGCGTGCCGTCTTTGTGTTGTAGAAATAGACGGAATGCGCAACCTCCCCGCTTCCTGTGTTACGACCTGCACCGAGGGAATGGTAATCCGTACCAGTACACCGGCCCTGATGGAGGCCCGGCGTACCATTCTTGAACTACTGATTGCAAACCATCCCCTCGATTGTTTAACCTGCGAAAAGAGCGGTGCCTGCCTCCTCCAGCAGTATTGTTACGAATACGGAATAAGTGGCGCCTCCTACGAGGGCGAAAAGCACGATTACGCCATTGATGACAGCAGCCCTTTCTACATCAGGGATATGAATAAGTGCATCGTATGCGGGCGCTGTATTCGTGCCTGCGAGGAAGTTGTAGGCCGGAGCATTCTCGATTTTTCCTACCGGGGTTTTCGTACCAAGGTGGGACCCTTTATGAATACCCCCATTGGGGAATCGGAGTGCGTTTACTGCGGGAGTTGCGTTGCTGTTTGTCCGGTCGGAGCGCTGGTTGAGAAGGACATGATTGGGAAGGGCCGCACGTGGGAAGTAACAAAGGTAAAAACGGTATGTCCCTACTGCGGTACGGGTTGTACCATTGATCTCAACGTCAAGGATGGAAAGGTAATCGGTGTTACCGGAAATCCGGACGGAGATGTCAACGGTCGTTTCCTCTGTGTTAAAGGGCGTTTCGGCTACCAGTTCATCCACAGCGAGGACCGCTTGAAAACCCCGCTTATTAAAAAGGACGGAGAGTTCCAGGAGGCCACCTGGGACGAGGCCTTGAATCTGGTGGCAGGAAAGCTCAAAGAAGTCAAGGAGAAGTTCGGGTCTGACGCCATTGGAGTGCTCAGCTCCGCCCGTTGTAACAATGAGGAAAACTACCTGTTGAGCAAGTTTACGCGCGCGGTGCTCGGTACGAACAATATCGACCACTGCGCCCGCCTCTGACACGCTCCTACTGTCGCTGGTCTAGCGGCAGCATTCGGAAGCGGCGCCATGACCAACTCCATTGGCGAAATCAGCGGGGCGGATTTCATCCTGGCATGCGGGACCAATACCGTAGAGTGCCATCCTGTCATCGGCTACAAGGTAAACCAGGCCCTTCGCAAGGACGCCCAACTGGTTGTCATCGACCCGCGGGAAACCGATCTCGCGAAAATGGCTAACGAGCATCTCCAACTGAAACCGGGGACGGATATTGCCTTATTCAACGGGCTGGCAAATGTGATCATTAATGAAGGGCTCTGGAACAAGGAATTCGTCGAGTCCCGGACGGAAGGCTTCGAAGCCCTGAAGGAGGCGGTAACCAGGTATACTCCCGAGTACGTCGCGGAGCTTACAGGGATTCCTGCCGATAAAATTAAAGAAGTGGCACGTGCTTACGCCAGTGCAGAACGAGGAACCATTCTCTACACGATGGGAGTAACGCAGCATACATGTGGCACGCACAATGTTTTTGCAGTGGCAAACCTCGCCATGCTCTGCGGCCAGATCGGCCGGGAATCTACCGGCGTGAACCCCCTGCGCGGTCAGAACAACGTGCAGGGAGCCTGCGACATGGGGGCCCTGCCTAACGTTTTGACCGGGTACCAGAGTGTGGCTGATTCAGGTGTCCGGGATAAATTCGGCCAGGCTTGGAGTTGTGTAATCCCCGAGAAACCCGGACTCACTGTTGGGGAAATGATGACTGCGGCTGTACATGGAGATCTCAAGGCGATGTTCGTTATGGGGGAAAACCCGGTGCTGAGCGACCCGGATACCGGTCATGTGGAGGAGGGCCTGGAGAAACTCGATTTCCTTGTAGTTCAGGACATTTTCCTGACCGAAACAGCCCGTCACGCCGACGTGGTTCTTCCTGCCGCCTGCTTTGCGGAGAAAGACGGCACCTTCTCCAATACTGAACGGCGCGTTCAGCGGGTGCGGAAGGCCGTCGAGCCGCCCGGACAGGCCCTGGCGGACTGGGAGATCATCTGCCGCCTTGCGACCTTAATGGGTTACCCGATGAACTACGCCTCTCCGTCTGAGATTATGGACGAAATTGCCCGGCTTACCCCGTCTTACGGAGGTATCTCCTTTGCCCGTCTCGAGGAAAAAGGTATTCAGTGGCCGTGTCCAACTCCGGACCACCCCGGAACTCCTTTCCTGCACGCTGAGAAGTTCAGTCGCGGGCTCGGGAAGTTCCATCCGGTTGAGCACGTGCCGCCTGATGAACTGCCCGACGCTGCTTATCCATTTATTCTCAGTACAGGTCGCCGACTTTACCACTACCATACCGGTACCATGACGCGCAAGGGATCGCTCGAAGAATTCTTCCCCGAGGATTACCTGGAAATCAACTCCGGAGATGCGGAGCGCCTCGGTATCAGTGACGGGGAGAAGGTCAGGGTAGCCTCCAGGCGTGGCGCCATTGAAATCACGGCAAAAGTGACTGATATCGTGCCACCAGGTGTTGTCTTCACCTCCTTCCACTTTGCCGAGACGCCGGCCAACAGGCTGACCAACCCGAAGTTTGATGCCATCGCGAAAATACCGGAACTAAAAGTCTGCGCCGTGAAAGTAGAAAAAATCGCCTGA
- a CDS encoding helix-turn-helix transcriptional regulator: MCMQKPHHGHGNGYPGHGHEECSCPRSPGEVAGGRYEKLFQPVLLLLLCEKSAHGYELHERLTGFGFDFTVDPTTVYRYLRRFEEQGFVTSRWETQDAGPARRLYEITAEGKGFFQAWVSILRKRRDLYNFILARADDIFDVRS; encoded by the coding sequence ATGTGTATGCAAAAACCCCATCACGGGCACGGAAACGGATACCCCGGGCACGGGCACGAGGAGTGCAGCTGCCCCAGGTCACCGGGCGAAGTGGCAGGAGGGCGCTACGAAAAACTGTTCCAGCCGGTTTTACTTCTTCTGCTTTGCGAAAAGAGCGCCCACGGCTATGAGCTGCATGAAAGACTGACCGGTTTCGGGTTTGACTTCACCGTTGATCCCACCACTGTTTACCGCTATCTCAGGCGCTTTGAAGAACAAGGGTTTGTAACCTCCCGCTGGGAAACCCAGGATGCCGGACCGGCGCGCCGTCTCTACGAGATCACCGCTGAAGGCAAAGGGTTCTTTCAAGCGTGGGTATCAATCTTGCGCAAGCGACGGGATCTCTACAATTTCATTTTAGCGCGAGCCGATGATATTTTTGATGTAAGAAGCTAG
- a CDS encoding molybdopterin molybdotransferase MoeA: MQLDLGVNLEEAQERLVGLVAPLPEEVLPLTRACGRILARDLLLPRDVPPYPQAAVDGFAVNQEDLRKSGLRLALRGFLKAGDFPCFPVRPGEAVGVVTGGPLPEGTGAVLPHERVQVKGDLVIYEAGEIPAGSNIRLPGEDFRAGELVARRGTRLGPGLIAVLAASGQKGVPVFRSPRVGILSLGREIVSWAAEPGPGQVRDSNGPLLAALVSRDGGEVAGVEAASDEQPAAAISCLKRLLDEVDLVLTIGGTASEAGDRALFLLREIGARPLFWGVRIKPGSHSGAAVWNARPVLSLSGNPAACAVGYELLAAPVVRALQGLRPYPRRLTALCVSAFSREGGPRRFLRGYAVCDLDGWRVAVLSGQKSSMMRSLIGCNALIDLPAGHPPLEPGSQVSIILLDRV, encoded by the coding sequence TTGCAGCTGGATTTGGGTGTGAATCTGGAAGAGGCCCAGGAGCGCCTCGTGGGCCTTGTTGCCCCTTTGCCGGAAGAGGTGCTTCCTCTAACCCGGGCTTGCGGGCGTATCCTTGCCCGGGATCTTTTGCTCCCCCGGGACGTTCCCCCTTATCCCCAGGCGGCCGTGGACGGTTTTGCCGTGAATCAGGAGGACCTGCGAAAGAGTGGCTTGCGCCTTGCACTGCGGGGGTTCCTCAAGGCAGGAGATTTCCCCTGTTTTCCTGTGAGGCCGGGGGAAGCGGTGGGCGTGGTCACCGGGGGGCCGTTGCCCGAAGGGACCGGAGCGGTGCTTCCCCATGAGAGGGTCCAGGTTAAGGGAGATCTGGTAATTTATGAGGCAGGAGAAATCCCGGCCGGCAGCAACATCAGGCTGCCGGGGGAGGATTTCCGGGCCGGGGAGCTGGTGGCCCGGCGCGGCACCCGCCTGGGCCCGGGACTGATCGCCGTACTGGCAGCATCCGGTCAAAAGGGGGTTCCGGTCTTCCGTTCCCCCAGGGTGGGAATCTTGAGTTTGGGCCGGGAGATTGTTTCCTGGGCCGCAGAACCCGGTCCGGGCCAGGTGCGGGACAGCAACGGCCCGCTCCTTGCGGCCCTGGTGAGCCGGGATGGGGGAGAGGTAGCGGGAGTGGAGGCTGCGAGTGACGAGCAGCCTGCAGCAGCCATTTCCTGCCTTAAAAGGCTCCTCGACGAAGTTGACCTCGTCCTGACCATCGGCGGAACGGCCTCGGAGGCAGGGGACCGGGCGCTTTTCCTCCTGCGGGAAATAGGGGCGCGCCCCCTCTTCTGGGGGGTCCGGATCAAGCCCGGCAGCCACAGCGGTGCTGCCGTCTGGAACGCAAGGCCGGTTCTTTCTCTTTCCGGCAACCCCGCGGCCTGCGCCGTGGGCTACGAACTCCTTGCCGCCCCTGTTGTGCGCGCCCTCCAGGGGCTCAGACCTTACCCCCGGCGCCTGACGGCCCTTTGCGTCAGTGCTTTTTCAAGAGAGGGGGGGCCGCGCCGCTTTCTCCGGGGCTATGCGGTCTGCGATCTGGATGGGTGGCGTGTAGCCGTTTTGTCCGGCCAGAAATCCAGCATGATGCGCTCTCTCATCGGGTGCAATGCCCTGATCGACCTCCCGGCAGGGCACCCACCCCTGGAGCCCGGCTCGCAGGTTTCCATTATCCTGCTTGACCGGGTGTAA
- a CDS encoding ATP-binding cassette domain-containing protein: protein MESLLNVNIEKQLPSFRLRVDLRVLNEFLVVVGPSGAGKTTLLQCLSGLQQPEEGEIVLNSRVLFSSAGRINLPPQLRRVGYVFQEYALFPHLTVEQNAAYGMKNRRNSLEVQEMLEMLQISLLARRYPGQISGGERQRTALARALLAGPELLLLDEPLSALDYETRLKLRGELKTLQQRWDIPFILVTHDLEEAAALGDRVVRLDMGQVVTVEAREDERNRPASYYPASGSQVLAKP from the coding sequence GTGGAAAGTCTTCTTAACGTAAACATTGAAAAACAACTCCCCTCCTTCCGGCTCCGGGTGGATCTCCGGGTCCTGAACGAGTTCCTGGTGGTGGTAGGGCCCTCTGGAGCAGGGAAGACTACCCTCCTGCAATGCCTGTCCGGGCTGCAGCAGCCAGAAGAGGGGGAGATCGTGCTGAACAGCCGGGTGCTCTTTTCCAGCGCCGGCAGGATCAATCTCCCTCCCCAGCTCCGGCGGGTGGGGTACGTCTTCCAGGAGTACGCCCTTTTCCCCCACCTGACGGTGGAGCAGAACGCCGCTTACGGGATGAAAAACCGGCGGAACAGCCTGGAGGTACAGGAGATGCTGGAAATGCTGCAGATCAGCCTTCTGGCCAGGCGCTACCCGGGGCAGATCTCAGGCGGGGAACGGCAGCGCACCGCCCTGGCACGGGCGCTCCTGGCAGGCCCGGAACTCCTGCTCCTGGATGAGCCCCTCTCCGCCCTGGATTACGAGACCAGGTTGAAGTTACGAGGAGAATTAAAGACCCTACAGCAGCGCTGGGACATCCCCTTCATCCTGGTCACCCACGACCTGGAGGAGGCAGCCGCCCTGGGGGACCGGGTGGTGCGCCTGGACATGGGACAGGTAGTTACGGTGGAGGCGAGAGAGGATGAAAGGAACCGGCCGGCCAGTTATTACCCGGCATCAGGTTCCCAGGTACTGGCGAAACCATAA